A stretch of Brassica napus cultivar Da-Ae chromosome C6, Da-Ae, whole genome shotgun sequence DNA encodes these proteins:
- the LOC111212637 gene encoding phytochrome C translates to MSSGSNSGSCSTRSRNNSRVTSQVLADAKLHGSFEESERLFDYSASINVNMPTSSSYDIPSSSDVSSYLQKIQRGMLIQPFGCLIVVDDKTLKVIAFSENTQEMLGLTPHTVPSITEQREALSIGTDVQSLFQSQGSSALQKAADFGEISILNPITLHCRTSGKPFYAILHRIEQGLVIDLEPVSPDEVPVTAAGALKSYKLAAKSISRLQALPSGNMSLLCDALVKEVSELTGYDRVMVYKFHEDGHGEVIAECCKADLEPYLGLHYSATDIPQASRFLFMRNKVRMICDCSAAPVKVVQDKSLSQPVTLSGSTLRAPHGCHAQYMSNMGSVASLVMSVTINGSDSDEMNRDLQTGRTLWGLVVCHHASPRVVPFPLRYACEFLTQVFGVQINKEAESALLLKEKRILQTQSVLCDMLFRNAPIGIVTQSPNIMDLVKCDGAALYYRDKLWALGVTPTETQIRDIIDWVLKSQGGGNSGFTTESLMESGYPDASVLGESICGMAAVHITQKVFLFWFRSGTAKQIKWGGARHDPDDRDGKRMQHPRSSFKAFMEIVRWKSMPWDDMEMDAINSLQLIIKGSLQEEHPETVVDVPPFVDNRVQKVDEMCVIVNEMVRLIDTAVVPIFAADASGVINGWNSKAAEVTGLAVEQAIGKPVSDIVEDDSAITVKNMLALALQGSEERGAEIRIRAFGPKRKSSPIELVVNTCCSRDTTNNVHGVCFIGQDVTGQKTLIEKYSRVQGDYARIMWSPSTLIPPIFMTTENGLCSEWNDAMQKLSGIRREEAVNKMLLGEVFTSNDSCCRLQDHDTLTKLRIALNAVSSGQDNMEKLLFGFYHRDGRFIEALLSANKRTDMEGKVTGVLCFVQVPSPELQYVLQVQRISEQAMACAVNKMAYLRQQVENPEKAISFLQDFLHSSGLNEEQKQLLSTSVSCREQLAKVISDSDIEGIEDGYVQLGCSEFSLEESLEAVVKQVMELSIERKVQIICDYPQEVSLMRLYGDSLRLQQILSETLSSCIRFTPALKGLCVSFKVMSRIEAIGKRMKRVELEFRIIHPAPGLPDDLVREMFQPLRKDTSREGLGLHITQKMVKLMEGGTLRYLRESEMSAFVILAEFPLI, encoded by the exons atgtcATCAGGTAGCAATTCGGGAAGCTGTTCAACTCGATCCAGAAACAACTCTCGGGTTACTTCACAAGTCCTCGCTGATGCAAAGCTCCACGGGAGTTTCGAGGAATCGGAGCGTTTATTCGACTACTCAGCTTCAATTAACGTGAACATGCCgacctcctcctcctacgaCATCCCTTCTTCTTCAGACGTCTCATCTTACTTACAGAAGATTCAGAGAGGGATGTTGATTCAGCCCTTTGGTTGCTTAATCGTCGTTGACGACAAAACCCTCAAAGTGATTGCCTTCAGTGAGAACACGCAAGAGATGTTGGGTTTGACTCCACATACTGTGCCTAGCATCACAGAGCAACGTGAAGCGCTGAGTATCGGAACTGATGTGCAATCTCTGTTTCAGTCTCAAGGCTCTTCTGCTTTACAGAAAGCTGCTGACTTTGGTGAGATTAGTATTCTGAATCCTATCACGCTTCACTGCAGGACTTCAGGCAAGCCTTTTTATGCCATTCTCCATCGAATTGAACAAGGTCTCGTTATCGATTTGGAGCCAGTCAGTCCTGATGAGGTCCCAGTCACTGCTGCTGGTGCGTTGAAGTCATACAAGCTCGCTGCTAAATCCATTTCGAGGTTGCAGGCATTGCCTAGTGGGAATATGTCGTTGCTCTGTGACGCTTTGGTCAAGGAAGTTAGTGAGTTAACCGGTTATGATAGGGTGATGGTTTATAAGTTCCATGAAGATGGGCATGGGGAAGTGATTGCTGAGTGCTGTAAGGCAGACTTGGAACCTTATCTTGGGTTGCATTACTCGGCTACCGATATACCACAAGCCTCTAGATTTCTCTTTATGAGAAACAAGGTTAGGATGATTTGTGATTGTTCGGCTGCTCCAGTTAAAGTAGTCCAGGACAAGAGTCTCTCACAGCCGGTTACTCTCTCTGGATCTACTCTGAGAGCTCCTCATGGCTGTCACGCGCAGTATATGAGTAATATGGGCTCAGTGGCATCCCTTGTTATGTCCGTAACGATCAATGGTAGTGATAGTGATGAGATGAACAGAGATTTGCAGACAGGCAGAACATTATGGGGCTTAGTGGTTTGCCATCACGCAAGTCCTAGGGTCGTCCCGTTTCCTCTGAGATATGCCTGTGAATTCTTGACTCAGGTGTTTGGCGTGCAGATCAACAAGGAAGCGGAATCAGCTCTTCTGTTGAAAGAGAAGCGTATTTTGCAAACTCAGAGTGTGCTATGTGACATGCTTTTCCGCAATGCACCTATAGGTATAGTCACTCAGTCTCCAAATATAATGGATCTTGTTAAATGTGATGGAGCAGCTCTTTATTACAGAGATAAGCTCTGGGCGTTAGGGGTTACTCCTACAGAGACACAAATTAGAGATATAATCGATTGGGTTCTTAAAAGTCAAGGAGGAGGAAACAGTGGCTTTACCACTGAAAGTCTAATGGAGTCTGGCTATCCGGATGCTTCCGTCCTCGGGGAGTCAATCTGTGGAATGGCTGCCGTACATATTACCCAAAAGGTTTTCCTTTTCTGGTTCCGCTCTGGCACTGCAAAACAGATCAAGTGGGGTGGTGCAAGACATGATCCTGATGACAGAGATGGTAAAAGGATGCAGCATCCTAGATCCTCGTTCAAGGCTTTTATGGAAATAGTCCGGTGGAAAAGTATGCCCTGGGATGACATGGAAATGGATGCTATCAATTCTCTGCAGCTGATCATAAAAGGCTCATTGCAAGAGGAGCATCCAGAGACTGTTGTGGATGTGCCGCCGTTTGTGGATAATAGAGTCCAGAAGGTGGATGAAATGTGCGTTATTGTGAACGAAATGGTGCGGTTGATTGACACAGCTGTTGTTCCGATCTTTGCGGCTGATGCCTCTGGTGTTATAAACGGTTGGAATTCAAAAGCGGCTGAGGTGACTGGGTTGGCTGTTGAACAAGCGATAGGCAAACCTGTATCAGATATCGTTGAAGATGATTCCGCAATAACCGTTAAGAACATGTTAGCATTGGCTCTCCAAG GTAGCGAAGAACGTGGCGCCGAGATCAGGATCAGAGCATTTGGTCCTAAAAGGAAAAGCAGTCCTATTGAATTAGTCGTCAACACTTGCTGTAGCAGAGATACAACGAATAATGTTCATGGTGTGTGCTTCATTGGACAAGATGTTACAGGCCAGAAGACGCTTATTGAGAAGTATAGCCGCGTGCAAGGAGATTACGCCAGAATCATGTGGAGCCCTTCAACACTAATCCCACCAATTTTTATGACCACTGAGAATGGGTTATGCTCAGAGTGGAACGACGCGATGCAGAAGCTCTCTGGTATAAGGAGAGAAGAAGCTGTGAATAAAATGCTTCTTGGAGAGGTTTTCACCTCAAATGATTCATGCTGTCGACTTCAAGACCATGACACGTTGACTAAACTCAGAATAGCTTTAAATGCTGTGAGTTCTGGCCAGGATAACATGGAGAAGCTTTTATTTGGCTTCTACCATCGTGATGGTAGATTCATCGAGGCCTTGCTTTCTGCAAACAAAAGAACTGATATGGAAGGAAAAGTTACAGGGGTTTTATGCTTTGTGCAAGTACCTAGTCCAGAACTCCAATACGTTCTACAGGTTCAGCGAATATCAGAGCAGGCAATGGCCTGCGCTGTGAACAAAATGGCATATCTCCGCCAACAAGTGGAGAATCCAGAAAAAGCAATATCCTTCCTTCAAGATTTTCTACATTCATCTGGATTAAATGAAGAACAAAAGCAGCTCTTGAGTACAAGCGTGTCATGCAGGGAGCAGTTAGCCAAAGTCATAAGCGACTCAGACATAGAGGGAATCGAGGATGG GTATGTGCAGCTGGGTTGCAGCGAATTCAGCCTTGAGGAATCCCTGGAAGCAGTTGTAAAACAAGTGATGGAGCTGAGCATAGAACGTAAAGTGCAGATCATCTGCGATTATCCTCAAGAAGTTTCGTTAATGAGACTGTATGGAGATTCCTTAAGGCTTCAGCAAATCCTTTCAGAGACACTCTCAAGCTGCATACGGTTCACTCCTGCATTGAAGGGATTGTGCGTATCATTTAAGGTAATGTCACGGATAGAAGCTATAGGGAAAAGAATGAAGAGAGTAGAGCTAGAGTTCAGGATAATACACCCGGCACCGGGACTGCCTGACGATCTGGTAAGAGAGATGTTTCAGCCTTTGAGGAAAGATACATCAAGGGAAGGATTGGGACTACACATAACACAGAAGATGGTGAAACTCATGGAGGGAGGAACGTTGAGATACTTGAGAGAATCGGAAATGTCAGCTTTTGTGATCCTCGCAGAATTTCCATTGATTTGA
- the LOC111202925 gene encoding eukaryotic translation initiation factor-like isoform X1, which translates to MATEDVNEEALAAAEVTEKQPHKLERKWCFWFDNQSKQEQGAAWGASLRKACTFDTVEDFWGLHETIFIPSKLTPNAEIHMFKAGVEPKWEDPECANGGKWTYVVANSRKQALDKAWLETLMALIGEQFDEADEICGLVASVRQKQDKLSLWTRTKSNEAVLFVIRIRSPTPRSFSKVLKRSRRIVIFVGRISVGSGYVVSKLGSLELIGSRGFLAFPVPVSRASLCLLANNRDFSTKPEKWVEFRI; encoded by the exons ATGGCGACCGAGGATGTGAACGAAGAAGCCCTTGCGGCGGCGGAAGTAACGGAGAAGCAGCCTCATAAGCTCGAAAGAAAATGGTGTTTCTGGTTCGATAACCAATCTAAGCAAGAGCAAGGCGCTGCCTGGGGAGCTTCCCTTCGTAAAGCCTGTACCTTCGACACTGTCGAAGATTTCTGGGG TTTGCACGAGACTATATTCATCCCCAGCAAATTGACGCCGAATGCTGAAATTCACATGTTCAAAGCTGGTGTTGAGCCCAAGTGGGAAGATCCAGAGTGTGCTAATGGCGGAAAGTGGACTTATGTTGTTGCCAACAGCAGGAAGCAAGCTTTAGACAAGGCTTGGCTTGAAACT TTGATGGCTTTGATTGGAGAGCAATTCGATGAGGCAGATGAGATTTGTGGTCTTGTTGCTAGTGTGCGCCAAAAGCAAGACAAGCTCTCATTGTGGACAAGGACTAAATCAAATGAAGCTGTCCTG TTCGTCATCCGAATACGATCGCCTACCCCGAGAAGTTTTTCGAAAGTGCTCAAGCGATCGCGGCGCATAGTCATCTTCGTTGGCCGGATCTCAGTCGGGAGTGGATACGTCGTCAGCAAGCTAGGATCGCTAGAG TTGATTGGGAGTCGAGGCTTCCTTGCGTTCCCGGTCCCCGTAAGTCGCGCCTCCCTTTGTTTACTCGCAAACAACAGAGACTTCTCGACAAAGCCAGAGAAATGGGTGGAGTTCCGGATCTAA
- the LOC111202925 gene encoding eukaryotic translation initiation factor-like isoform X2: protein MATEDVNEEALAAAEVTEKQPHKLERKWCFWFDNQSKQEQGAAWGASLRKACTFDTVEDFWGLHETIFIPSKLTPNAEIHMFKAGVEPKWEDPECANGGKWTYVVANSRKQALDKAWLETLMALIGEQFDEADEICGLVASVRQKQDKLSLWTRTKSNEAVLMSIGKKWKALLDVTDKITFTNHDDSRRSRFTV, encoded by the exons ATGGCGACCGAGGATGTGAACGAAGAAGCCCTTGCGGCGGCGGAAGTAACGGAGAAGCAGCCTCATAAGCTCGAAAGAAAATGGTGTTTCTGGTTCGATAACCAATCTAAGCAAGAGCAAGGCGCTGCCTGGGGAGCTTCCCTTCGTAAAGCCTGTACCTTCGACACTGTCGAAGATTTCTGGGG TTTGCACGAGACTATATTCATCCCCAGCAAATTGACGCCGAATGCTGAAATTCACATGTTCAAAGCTGGTGTTGAGCCCAAGTGGGAAGATCCAGAGTGTGCTAATGGCGGAAAGTGGACTTATGTTGTTGCCAACAGCAGGAAGCAAGCTTTAGACAAGGCTTGGCTTGAAACT TTGATGGCTTTGATTGGAGAGCAATTCGATGAGGCAGATGAGATTTGTGGTCTTGTTGCTAGTGTGCGCCAAAAGCAAGACAAGCTCTCATTGTGGACAAGGACTAAATCAAATGAAGCTGTCCTG ATGAGTATTGGAAAGAAGTGGAAGGCGCTACTTGACGTCACCGACAAGATAACTTTCACTAACCAT GATGATTCTAGAAGAAGTCGGTTCACTGTCTGA